One genomic segment of Caldimonas brevitalea includes these proteins:
- a CDS encoding serine/threonine-protein kinase, producing the protein MDARRWQQVKGLLAHCLELPLTERSEAVERLSGDDDWLRQELASLLAAATADDDRLDAMPATRALEALDAFRRPGWVGRHLGRWRILAPIATGGMGEVYRAERADGQYEQQVAVKLMRPDLPPDLLLERFKAERQILAGLDHPNLAKLLDGGVTDDGLPYFVMELVHGESLLAYCDRLRLSLHERLHLFRAVCKVVHYAHQQGVVHRDLKPSNLLVTRDGTVKLVDFGIAKQTSASTGRGAEHTATLQRALTPEFASPEQMRGESATPASDIYSLGVVLYRLLAHTSPYGKACEDRYALTRAICDLEPVPPSQAVADETPDARGLRRQLKGDLDAVALMALRKQPSRRYACAEAMADDLFRHLEGLPVAARRGAWSYRAGRFVLRHRAVLVAALFANLALVAGTMVASYAAYEAHQQRQRAERHFANVRQLANMLMLDVHKAVETLPGATRARELIVRNALTYLQQLDDEARGDPALQLELAAGYRNIGDIQGVVFSPTPADGPGALASYDRALSLVQALADGQAAADTPQQQQQGVAEQARLHQRRAAVLASLGRFAQAEAAARAGIAAAERLQPSAAIGSDALARLLAAQHAQLAQVHRLAGDTTAFLESSDTAAAQFEAVLMRQPDDIEALLSLSGVHGERGAHLLERNTSPESARLALEAIRKAIAVQQVADEKRPNQKLLARNLAALHNNAGVALMRLQRPRDAEAEHRHAIAWLAPLVARDPGDAALRIEAGAASALLSDALLALDDVGGSVAAARAAVDDFEALPAATRAGVLSEHTWGLGHYRLAKALQVRAARPGLSAATARDDAEGACRHYRLSLALLEAHRPGLPGTGSATVVTPQTVREALQNCPP; encoded by the coding sequence ATGGACGCGCGACGCTGGCAGCAGGTCAAGGGCCTGCTCGCCCACTGCCTGGAATTGCCGCTGACCGAGCGCAGCGAAGCGGTCGAGCGGCTCAGCGGCGACGACGACTGGTTGCGCCAGGAACTGGCGTCGCTGCTGGCCGCGGCCACCGCGGACGATGACCGCCTCGATGCGATGCCGGCGACGCGCGCGCTCGAAGCCCTCGACGCCTTCCGGCGGCCGGGCTGGGTCGGCCGGCACCTGGGGCGCTGGCGCATCCTGGCCCCGATCGCCACCGGTGGCATGGGCGAGGTCTACCGTGCCGAACGCGCCGACGGCCAGTACGAGCAGCAGGTGGCGGTCAAGCTGATGCGACCCGACCTGCCGCCCGACTTGCTGCTCGAGCGGTTCAAGGCCGAACGGCAGATCCTCGCCGGCCTCGACCATCCCAACCTGGCCAAGCTGCTCGACGGCGGCGTCACCGACGACGGCCTGCCCTATTTCGTGATGGAGCTGGTGCACGGCGAGTCGTTGCTGGCCTACTGCGACCGGCTGCGGCTGTCGCTGCACGAGCGGCTGCACCTGTTTCGCGCGGTGTGCAAGGTGGTGCACTACGCGCATCAGCAGGGTGTGGTGCACCGCGACCTGAAGCCGAGCAACCTGCTGGTCACACGCGACGGCACCGTGAAGCTGGTGGACTTCGGCATCGCCAAGCAGACCTCGGCGTCGACCGGCCGCGGCGCCGAACACACGGCGACCCTGCAGCGTGCGCTGACGCCCGAGTTCGCCAGCCCAGAGCAGATGAGAGGCGAAAGCGCCACGCCGGCCAGCGACATCTATTCGCTGGGTGTCGTGCTGTACCGCCTGCTTGCGCACACCAGCCCCTACGGCAAGGCTTGCGAAGACCGCTACGCCTTGACGCGCGCCATCTGCGACCTCGAGCCCGTGCCCCCCAGCCAGGCGGTGGCGGACGAGACTCCCGACGCCCGCGGGCTGCGGCGTCAGCTGAAGGGCGACCTCGATGCCGTGGCGCTGATGGCGCTGCGCAAACAGCCGTCACGCCGCTACGCCTGCGCCGAGGCGATGGCAGACGACTTGTTCCGTCACCTCGAAGGGCTGCCGGTGGCCGCGCGCCGCGGCGCGTGGAGCTACCGCGCAGGCCGCTTCGTGTTGCGCCACCGGGCCGTCCTGGTGGCGGCGCTGTTCGCCAACCTGGCCCTGGTGGCCGGCACCATGGTCGCCAGCTACGCCGCCTACGAGGCGCACCAGCAGCGCCAGCGCGCCGAGCGACATTTCGCCAATGTGCGACAGCTCGCCAACATGCTGATGCTCGATGTGCACAAGGCCGTCGAGACCCTGCCCGGCGCCACCCGCGCACGCGAACTGATCGTCCGCAACGCCCTCACCTACCTGCAGCAGCTGGACGACGAAGCGCGGGGTGACCCGGCCCTGCAGCTCGAACTCGCCGCCGGCTACCGCAACATCGGCGACATCCAGGGTGTGGTGTTCAGCCCCACGCCGGCCGACGGCCCCGGCGCCTTGGCCAGCTACGACCGTGCCCTCTCGCTGGTGCAAGCCCTGGCGGACGGACAGGCCGCGGCCGACACGCCGCAGCAGCAACAGCAGGGTGTGGCCGAGCAGGCCAGGCTGCACCAGCGCCGGGCCGCGGTGCTGGCGTCGCTCGGCCGGTTTGCGCAGGCCGAGGCGGCCGCCCGAGCCGGCATTGCCGCCGCCGAGCGGCTGCAACCTTCGGCGGCCATCGGCAGCGACGCCCTGGCCCGGTTGCTCGCCGCCCAACATGCCCAATTGGCACAGGTGCACCGACTGGCCGGCGACACCACCGCCTTCCTGGAAAGCTCTGACACGGCAGCCGCGCAGTTCGAGGCTGTGCTCATGCGCCAGCCGGACGACATCGAGGCCTTGCTGAGCCTGTCCGGTGTTCACGGCGAGCGTGGGGCCCACTTGCTCGAACGCAATACCTCCCCCGAAAGCGCCCGGCTGGCGCTGGAGGCCATCCGCAAGGCCATTGCGGTGCAGCAGGTGGCCGACGAGAAGCGTCCCAACCAGAAGCTGCTGGCGCGCAACCTGGCGGCGCTGCACAACAACGCCGGCGTGGCACTGATGCGTTTGCAGCGCCCGCGCGACGCCGAGGCGGAGCACCGCCACGCGATCGCATGGCTGGCCCCGCTCGTGGCTCGAGACCCGGGCGATGCGGCGCTGCGCATCGAAGCGGGCGCGGCGTCGGCCCTGCTCAGCGATGCGCTGTTGGCGCTCGACGACGTCGGCGGCAGTGTCGCGGCGGCACGCGCCGCGGTGGACGATTTCGAGGCCCTGCCCGCCGCGACCCGCGCGGGTGTGCTCAGCGAGCACACCTGGGGGCTCGGCCACTACCGGCTGGCCAAGGCGCTGCAGGTGCGTGCTGCGCGCCCGGGCCTCTCGGCCGCAACCGCCCGCGACGATGCCGAAGGCGCATGCCGCCACTACCGCCTCA